The proteins below come from a single Isoptericola dokdonensis DS-3 genomic window:
- a CDS encoding class I SAM-dependent methyltransferase — protein sequence MPAPVRHVLFPGRHHLVTRFQTAHLHRLLAGQVADADGVPVECAPDAGVVWAVTSATHSGTRRNPVPAHRREAMIERVATVEGLPSLVAPVADVPPSPRFARTVLASVELSTGVAATPDDTVVACSTPAVVAMYADLGFRVVPVEDAPRPDDADAAPLRPWDVLELLAAGDDRWRDLAHPETVAYVDRYRLAEQVALIHADPTVSTEGDLTTTRDYRTYTAAFDDASDRKWDLVAPFVVPGRVVDLGCAAGGLLERAARDPRLAESDLYGVDVSRHLVAEAEHRRAQGVFANPNVFFAQRNLLRSAVFPPASVSTTFTVALTHEIASYGAGRADLELLARRIFEHTAPGGVWVCSDVLGPVEGDRPVHLALDGTGVGAEPTDLGGWSTPDVAAHVDALSPAERLVQFAQDFPALSGGACDVRWVADGVAELSLRAAAEFVYTRDYVDSWLSECHERFCDMTWPDWVALLEGVGFEVEPVSGSWRNEWLVENRLSVGAALRDAVTGDPVDWPDTHVTFVARRPL from the coding sequence ATGCCCGCTCCTGTCCGACACGTCCTGTTCCCCGGCCGGCACCACCTGGTGACGCGCTTCCAGACGGCGCACCTGCACCGGCTCCTCGCCGGGCAGGTGGCCGACGCGGACGGCGTCCCGGTCGAGTGCGCGCCGGACGCCGGCGTCGTCTGGGCGGTGACGTCGGCGACGCACAGCGGCACCCGCCGCAACCCGGTGCCCGCGCACCGCCGCGAGGCGATGATCGAGCGCGTCGCGACGGTCGAGGGCCTGCCGTCGCTGGTCGCGCCGGTGGCCGACGTGCCGCCGAGCCCGCGCTTCGCCCGCACGGTGCTGGCGAGCGTCGAGCTGTCGACCGGGGTCGCCGCGACGCCGGACGACACCGTCGTCGCGTGCTCGACCCCCGCCGTCGTCGCGATGTACGCCGACCTGGGGTTCCGCGTCGTCCCGGTGGAGGACGCGCCGCGTCCGGACGACGCCGACGCCGCGCCGCTGCGACCCTGGGACGTGCTCGAGCTGCTGGCCGCCGGCGACGACCGCTGGCGCGACCTCGCACACCCGGAGACCGTGGCGTACGTCGACCGCTACCGGCTGGCGGAGCAGGTCGCGCTGATCCACGCCGACCCGACGGTCTCCACGGAGGGCGACCTCACCACGACGCGCGACTACCGCACCTACACGGCGGCCTTCGACGACGCCTCGGACCGCAAGTGGGACCTGGTGGCCCCCTTCGTCGTGCCGGGCCGCGTGGTGGACCTCGGCTGCGCCGCGGGCGGGCTGCTGGAGCGCGCGGCCCGCGACCCGCGGCTCGCGGAGTCCGACCTGTACGGGGTGGACGTGTCGCGCCACCTCGTCGCGGAGGCGGAGCACCGTCGCGCGCAAGGCGTGTTCGCGAACCCGAACGTCTTCTTCGCGCAGCGCAACTTGCTGCGCTCGGCCGTGTTCCCGCCGGCCTCGGTGAGCACGACGTTCACCGTCGCCCTCACGCACGAGATCGCCAGCTACGGCGCGGGCCGGGCCGACCTGGAGCTGCTGGCCCGGCGGATCTTCGAGCACACCGCGCCGGGCGGCGTGTGGGTGTGCTCGGACGTCCTGGGGCCGGTGGAAGGGGACCGGCCGGTGCACCTCGCGCTGGACGGCACGGGCGTGGGCGCCGAGCCGACGGACCTGGGTGGCTGGTCCACGCCGGACGTCGCCGCGCACGTGGACGCGCTGTCCCCGGCGGAGCGGCTGGTGCAGTTCGCCCAGGACTTCCCGGCGCTGTCGGGCGGCGCGTGCGACGTGCGCTGGGTCGCCGACGGCGTCGCGGAGCTGTCGCTGCGGGCCGCCGCCGAGTTCGTCTACACGCGCGACTACGTCGACAGCTGGCTGTCCGAGTGCCACGAGCGGTTCTGCGACATGACGTGGCCCGACTGGGTGGCGCTGCTGGAGGGCGTCGGGTTCGAGGTCGAGCCGGTGAGCGGATCGTGGCGCAACGAGTGGCTGGTCGAGAACCGGCTGTCCGTGGGGGCCGCGCTGCGCGACGCGGTGACCGGTGACCCGGTGGACTGGCCGGACACGCACGTGACGTTCGTGGCGCGGCGCCCGCTCTGA
- a CDS encoding Na+/H+ antiporter produces the protein MSTIALWGLIVAGIVVLTPLADRVRVPLPVLLTLFGIVLPLLPGTPELRLEPELVLPLVLPPLLFAATQRATVREFREQARPILLTAVGLTIASAALVAVLAHAAGAPWAVAWVLGAIVSPPDPVAATAVARRLRLPGRVVTVLEGEGMFNDATALVLYHVAVAAVVAGSVTVGEVGLDLVLAVVVGVGTGLVGGWLGHRVLGRLHVPAAETTVTIALPFAAYLGAEQLHGSGVLAVLTLGLVLRSVSHASVTSGGWLLGRSVWEYADYLITGLVFVLIGFELTSVLDDNPVASSALPLAIGVVVVLVVLRFVWLFPAVWLLERQLAGRARAQGVPAEVAGIGAFTRRETVVMSWAGMRGVVTVASALALPHVMSTGEDFPERSTVVFVGLVVVLATLVLQGLTLAPVVRWLGVGSTADEAAEVAVLREQATRAALDAVRARDDVPRPVREAVALQYEGYLTAQLALSEARRAGDDAEGRFGQEVDALLRDAVEVERDVVVRARNDGAVSAHVADEVLADVEARAVRDLD, from the coding sequence ATGTCGACGATCGCGCTGTGGGGGCTGATCGTCGCGGGGATCGTCGTCCTCACGCCGCTCGCCGACCGGGTGCGCGTGCCGCTGCCGGTGCTCCTCACGCTCTTCGGCATCGTCCTGCCCCTGCTGCCCGGCACCCCGGAGCTGCGGCTGGAGCCGGAGCTCGTCCTGCCGCTCGTGCTGCCACCCCTGCTGTTCGCGGCGACGCAGCGCGCCACCGTGCGGGAGTTCCGGGAGCAGGCGCGCCCCATCCTGCTCACCGCCGTCGGGCTGACGATCGCGTCGGCGGCGCTCGTCGCGGTGCTCGCGCACGCCGCCGGTGCGCCGTGGGCCGTCGCGTGGGTGCTCGGCGCGATCGTGTCGCCGCCCGACCCGGTCGCCGCGACCGCCGTCGCCCGGCGGCTGCGCCTGCCGGGCCGCGTCGTCACCGTCCTCGAGGGCGAGGGCATGTTCAACGACGCCACCGCCCTCGTGCTCTACCACGTGGCCGTCGCCGCGGTGGTCGCCGGGTCGGTGACGGTCGGCGAGGTCGGGCTCGACCTGGTCCTCGCCGTCGTCGTCGGGGTCGGGACGGGGCTCGTCGGCGGCTGGCTCGGCCACCGCGTCCTCGGCCGCCTGCACGTGCCCGCCGCCGAGACGACCGTCACGATCGCGCTGCCGTTCGCCGCCTACCTCGGGGCGGAGCAGCTGCACGGGTCCGGCGTGCTCGCGGTGCTCACCCTCGGCCTGGTGCTGCGGTCCGTGTCGCACGCGTCGGTCACGTCCGGCGGCTGGCTGCTCGGCCGTTCCGTCTGGGAGTACGCCGACTACCTCATCACCGGTCTCGTGTTCGTCCTCATCGGGTTCGAGCTGACCAGCGTGCTGGACGACAACCCCGTCGCGTCGTCCGCGCTGCCCCTCGCGATCGGCGTCGTCGTGGTGCTCGTCGTGCTCCGGTTCGTCTGGCTCTTCCCCGCCGTGTGGCTGCTGGAGCGGCAGCTCGCCGGCCGCGCCCGCGCCCAGGGCGTGCCCGCCGAGGTCGCCGGGATCGGCGCGTTCACGCGACGGGAGACGGTCGTCATGTCGTGGGCGGGCATGCGCGGCGTCGTCACCGTCGCGTCGGCGCTCGCCCTGCCGCACGTGATGTCCACGGGCGAGGACTTCCCCGAACGGTCGACCGTCGTCTTCGTCGGGCTCGTGGTGGTGCTGGCCACGCTCGTGCTCCAGGGGCTCACCCTCGCCCCCGTGGTGCGGTGGCTCGGCGTCGGCAGCACCGCCGACGAGGCGGCCGAGGTCGCCGTGCTGCGCGAGCAGGCCACCCGCGCCGCGCTGGACGCCGTCCGCGCCCGCGACGACGTCCCCCGCCCCGTCCGCGAGGCCGTCGCCCTGCAGTACGAGGGCTACCTCACGGCCCAGCTCGCGCTGTCCGAGGCACGCCGGGCCGGGGACGACGCCGAGGGCCGGTTCGGGCAGGAGGTCGATGCGCTGCTGCGCGACGCCGTCGAGGTCGAGCGCGACGTCGTCGTGCGGGCCCGCAACGACGGAGCGGTCTCCGCGCACGTCGCCGACGAGGTGCTCGCCGACGTCGAGGCCCGGGCCGTGCGCGACCTCGACTGA